One region of Molothrus aeneus isolate 106 chromosome 1, BPBGC_Maene_1.0, whole genome shotgun sequence genomic DNA includes:
- the LOC136555945 gene encoding feather beta keratin-like codes for MPQGHGTRLAHPPKISIKADPEPLSLTHFSSSLLLLLLPTTGTLHTTPMACYDRCSPCGPTPLANSCNEPCALQCQDSRVIIDPSPVLVTLPGPIMTSFPQNTAVGSTSSAALGTELNVQGQPISGGFGGFGGFGYGLGYGRGFGYGLGGLGCYGRRGGYIC; via the exons ATGCCCCAAGGCCACGGGACAAGGCTGGCCCACCCACCCAAGATCAGCATAAAAGCCGACCCAGagcctctctctctcacacacttCTCCTCAagccttctgctcctgctcctgccgaCAA CAGGCACCCTCCACACCACACCCATGGCCTGCTACGACCGCTGCAGTCCCTGTGGACCCACCCCGCTGGCCAACAGCTGCAacgagccctgtgccctgcaatgcCAGGATTCCCGCGTCATCATCGacccttcccctgtgctggtcaccctgccaggacccatcatgacctccttcccccagaacacCGCCGTCGGATCCACCTCCtcggctgctctgggcactgagctcaatgtgcagggacagcccatctCTGGGGGATTTGGTGGCTTTGGTGGCTTTGGGTACGGCCTTGGCTATGGCCGTGGATTTGGCTACGGCCTGGGAGGCCTGGGCTGCTATGGCAGAAGGGGCGGCTACATCTGCTAA
- the LOC136555935 gene encoding feather beta keratin-like, whose protein sequence is MPQGHGTRLSHPSRTSIKAGPEPLSLTHFSSSLLLQLLLTTGTLHTTPMACYDRCSPCGPTPLANSCNEPCALQCQDSRVIIDPSPVLVTLPGPIMTSFPQNTAVGSTSSAALGTELNAQGQPISGGFGGFGYGFGYGCGFGYGLGCYGRRGGYTC, encoded by the exons ATGCCCCAAGGCCATGGGACAAGGCTGTCCCACCCTTCCAGGACCAGCATAAAAGCCGGCCCAGagcctctctctctcacacacttCTCCTCAAgccttctcctccagctcctgctgacaA CAGGCACCCTCCACACCACACCCATGGCCTGCTACGACCGCTGCAGTCCCTGCGGACCCACCCCGCTGGCCAACAGCTGCAacgagccctgtgccctgcaatgcCAGGATTCCCGCGTCATCATCGacccttcccctgtgctggtcaccctgccaggacccatcatgacctccttcccccagaacacCGCCGTCGGATCCACCTCCtcggctgctctgggcactgagctcaatgcccagggacagcccatctCTGGGGGATTTGGTGGCTTTGGCTACGGCTTTGGCTATGGCTGTGGATTTGGCTATGGGCTGGGCTGCTATGGCAGAAGGGGTGGCTACACCTGCTAA
- the LOC136555954 gene encoding feather beta keratin-like has translation MACYNICSPCGPTPLANSCNEPCALQCQDSRVIIDPSPVLVTLPGPIMTSFPQNTAVGSTSSAAVGTELSVQGQPISGGFGGFGYGLGYGRGFGYGLGGLGCYGRRGGYNC, from the coding sequence ATGGCCTGCTACAACATCTGCAGTCCCTGCGGACCCACCCCGCTGGCCAACAGCTGCAacgagccctgtgccctgcaatgcCAGGATTCCCGCGTCATCATCGacccttcccctgtgctggtcaccctgccaggacccatcatgacctccttcccccagaacacCGCCGTCGGATCCACCTCCTCGGCTGCCGTGGGCACTGAGCtcagtgtgcagggacagcccatctCTGGCGGATTTGGTGGCTTTGGCTACGGCCTTGGCTATGGCCGTGGATTTGGCTACGGCCTGGGAGGCCTGGGCTGCTATGGCAGAAGGGGGGGCTACAACTGCTGA
- the LOC136557748 gene encoding feather beta keratin-like, with protein sequence MACNNICSPCGPTPLANSCNEPCALQCQDSRVVINPSPVLVTLPGPIMTSFPQNTAVGSTSSAAVGTELSVQGQPISGGFGGFGLGYGLGGLGCYGRRGGYIC encoded by the coding sequence ATGGCCTGCAACAACATCTGCAGTCCCTGCGGACCCACCCCGCTGGCCAACAGCTGCAacgagccctgtgccctgcaatgcCAGGATTCCCGCGTTGTCATCaacccttcccctgtgctggtcaccctgccaggacccatcatgacctccttcccccagaacacCGCCGTCGGATCCACCTCCTcggctgctgtgggcactgagctcagtgtgcagggacagcccatctCTGGCGGATTTGGTGGCTTTGGCCTTGGCTACGGCCTGGGAGGCCTGGGCTGCTATGGCAGAAGGGGTGGCTACATCTGCTAA